The proteins below are encoded in one region of Salmo salar chromosome ssa02, Ssal_v3.1, whole genome shotgun sequence:
- the LOC106577773 gene encoding uncharacterized protein, with protein MLRFLFLCLIVTLRGAAASSEEESEGSADAAEVDDEDLIKQNLSPNRRQDSTLVKPETDDTVDTNKATGEKEAEDGFTTIVIIVAVSVVALSIAVIVAIVLVRRRMHNRPQGIYTVPAEQGMKGTV; from the exons ATGTTGCGatttctgtttctgtgtctgatTGTGACTCTGCGAGGAGCTGCTG CTTCctcagaggaggagagtgaaggaTCAGCAGACGCAGCAG AAGTAGATGATGAAGACCTAATCAAGCAAAACT TGAGCCCAAATCGCAGGCAAGATTCCACGCTTGTCAAACCTGAAACTGATGATACTGTGGACACAAACAAGGCAACAGGAGAAAAAGAAGCGGAAG ATGGATTTACTACCATTGTCATCATCGTAGCCGTGAGTGTGGTGGCACTATCAATCGCAGTGATAGTAG CCATAGTGCTGGTCCGGCGCCGCATGCACAACCGACCACAAGG GATCTACACAGTGCCCGCAGAACAGGGAATGAAAGGAACGGTCTAA